A DNA window from Choristoneura fumiferana chromosome 24, NRCan_CFum_1, whole genome shotgun sequence contains the following coding sequences:
- the LOC141441461 gene encoding facilitated trehalose transporter Tret1-like, whose amino-acid sequence MVYTINQSNSDSSENCKGSVWKELVFAFVASIPFFTQGIESTTLTSTAHAGHFTSQNHVPWSTTTYILAAMASAPIFCYVIERFGRKVGIFIISLVQGISCIPLLLDISEINILVLHTLAGITTGGLFTVFPTYIREISSTSTRGLALSLMMPMTAGGYMMNLVMGLEELTFLMVALVAVQMMMVFCLLESPSYLVMIKKYECAKFSIAHLKCLPPEHPTVLDNVTKLKEESDRARAKGNLHLVTILKNPIWRDATKIGLVLQSTMILGGSIVFLDQNKALEQLKLTEDPDRLLALTCFFAGSLVCTAVIRVMERRYLLSAAYFLMVISMGVLAVYTQADLTVTSLRWVPVAALGVLVFGYGVAWGLPTIVIVELFNFEVRAHQLGLLFVYCQLIKLAHVHSFPYIEAYVGVYTLFYIFAGVNLFGAVYCLFHIPDLENKTTRQIERQLKRVPLLKM is encoded by the exons ccagCATTCCCTTCTTCACACAAGGCATCGAATCAACCACCCTCACGTCGACGGCCCACGCTGGCCACTTCACGTCACAGAACCATGTGCCGTGGAGCACGACGACTTACATCCTGGCTGCGATGGCATCGGCTCCAATATTCTGTTATGTGATTGAGAGATTTGGGAGGAAAGTTGGCATTTTCATCATCAGTTTGGTGCAAGGA ATCTCCTGTATACCCCTTCTGTTAGACATCAGCGAAATCAACATATTAGTTCTTCACACTCTAGCGGGCATAACAACAGGAGGTCTGTTCACTGTATTCCCGACTTACATCAGAGAGATCAGTTCCACATCGACTAGAGGTTTAGCTTTATCGTTGATGATGCCAATGACGGCAGGAGGGTACATGATGAATTTGGTGATGGGGTTGGAAGAGTTGACGTTTCTGATGGTGGCGCTGGTTGCTGTTCAGATGATGATGGTGTTTTGTTTGTTGGAGTCACCGAGCTATTTAGTGATGATTAAGAAATACGAG TGTGCCAAATTCAGCATAGCGCATCTTAAATGTCTTCCTCCTGAGCATCCAACAGTTTTGGACAACGTTACTAAACTAAAGGAGGAAAGTGACCGAGCAAGAGCGAAAGGCAATTTGCATTTAGTCACAATAT TGAAGAATCCAATATGGCGTGACGCTACGAAAATAGGGTTAGTTCTCCAAAGTACTATGATACTGGGTGGTAGCATAGTATTCTTGGACCAGAACAAAGCCCTGGAACAGTTGAAACTGACCGAAGATCCTGATAGACTGCTGGCACTGACATGCTTTTTCGCGGGCAGTTTAGTTTGCACTGCTGTTATACGGGTCATGGAAAGAAGA TATCTATTGAGTGCAGCATACTTCCTTATGGTGATATCCATGGGGGTTTTAGCGGTGTACACACAAGCTGATTTGACTGTGACGTCGCTGCGTTGGGTTCCAGTGGCAGCACTAGGGGTTTTGGTGTTCGGCTACGGGGTCGCTTGGGGTCTCCCCACCATTGTCATTGTAGAACTCTTCAACTTTGAG GTTCGAGCTCATCAGCTGGGTCTACTCTTCGTCTACTGTCAACTCATAAAGTTGGCACACGTACACTCCTTCCCTTACATCGAGGCCTACGTAGGCGTCTACACCTTATTTTATATATTCGCTGGTGTAAACTTGTTTGGTGCTGTGTACTGCTTGTTCCATATACCAGACTTGGAGAATAAAACAACTAGGCAAATAGAGAGACAGTTGAAACGGGTGCCGTTGTTAAAGATGTAA